A section of the Enterobacter sp. C2 genome encodes:
- a CDS encoding nitrous oxide-stimulated promoter family protein translates to MAGPRITREKLTIRRMIALYQRGAPAASTEEGHYDALFAYAEKRLDKCVFGEEKPACKQCPVHCYQPAKREEMKQIMRWAGPRMLWRHPILTVRHLIDDKRPVPPLPEKYQRKK, encoded by the coding sequence ATGGCTGGCCCTCGCATCACCCGTGAAAAACTCACTATCCGCAGGATGATTGCCCTCTATCAGCGCGGCGCGCCCGCTGCCTCCACGGAAGAGGGACATTACGATGCGCTCTTTGCCTATGCGGAAAAACGTCTGGATAAGTGCGTATTTGGTGAAGAAAAGCCGGCCTGTAAGCAGTGCCCGGTGCACTGCTACCAGCCGGCGAAGCGGGAAGAGATGAAGCAGATTATGCGCTGGGCCGGGCCGCGTATGCTGTGGCGCCACCCGATCCTCACCGTACGCCATCTGATTGACGATAAGCGCCCGGTGCCGCCCTTGCCTGAGAAGTATCAGCGTAAAAAATAG
- the hycA gene encoding formate hydrogenlyase regulator HycA, protein MTIWEISEKADFIAERHHRLQEEWQAYCNSLVQGITLSKAHLHHGMYCAPERDLCFVLFEHFLITVALADGFNSHTIHYLVESKNGGEQLLIAEAQLAQDGRIDGRINNRDRAEVLEHYLEKIGPVYNGLYAAIQQDTPVDLRQLVNQSAQASVA, encoded by the coding sequence ATGACCATTTGGGAAATTAGCGAAAAAGCTGACTTCATTGCCGAACGGCACCATCGCCTGCAAGAGGAGTGGCAGGCTTACTGCAACTCGCTGGTTCAGGGCATTACGCTGTCCAAAGCCCACCTGCATCACGGCATGTACTGCGCGCCGGAGCGGGATCTCTGCTTTGTGCTGTTCGAGCACTTCCTTATTACCGTCGCCCTGGCGGACGGCTTTAACAGCCATACCATCCACTATCTGGTGGAGAGCAAGAACGGCGGCGAGCAGCTGCTGATTGCCGAGGCCCAGCTGGCGCAGGATGGCCGCATTGATGGCCGGATCAATAACCGCGACCGCGCCGAGGTGCTGGAGCACTACTTAGAGAAGATCGGTCCGGTTTACAACGGCCTGTATGCGGCAATTCAGCAGGATACGCCGGTCGATCTCCGCCAGCTCGTCAACCAATCCGCCCAGGCCTCGGTGGCCTGA
- a CDS encoding DUF2171 domain-containing protein produces the protein MVNKSEIREHAQVIASCGTHVGTVDHLEGEDKIKLAKSDSASGGVHHYIPLSWVEKVDGNNVVLNKNSEEVKSSWQTA, from the coding sequence ATGGTTAATAAAAGTGAAATTCGTGAACACGCTCAGGTTATTGCTAGCTGTGGTACCCACGTTGGCACCGTTGACCACCTCGAAGGCGAAGACAAGATCAAACTGGCAAAAAGTGATTCGGCTTCCGGCGGTGTGCACCACTATATCCCTCTAAGCTGGGTAGAAAAAGTTGACGGTAATAACGTGGTTCTCAACAAAAACTCGGAAGAAGTAAAATCTTCCTGGCAGACCGCGTAA
- the hycC gene encoding formate hydrogenlyase subunit 3: MSAFMLIDLAVLLFVAAAVLALLFSFHRGLSGLLAGVGGAVACGMVIDVAAGLLTGRTASGESAVLYLPQLIRLAPLNAVWLLAIALPGFFISLYNVAWHRHARVKVNGLLVNLLMAAAVCTLVASDLLTLVVMAEIMALCGAFLTGCAQSGKLWFTLGRVGTLLLAAACWLLWQRYGTLEIAGLATRFVEEGPGTAVWLLWLVGFGMLAGIIPLHGWVPQAHAGADAPAAALFSGVVMKVGLFGLFVLPLLAGQAMPLWWGLSLLLLGAVTAFVGGLYALMEHNIQRLLAYHTLENIGIILLGLGAGLTGIALRQPALIALGLVGGLYHLINHSLFKTLLLLGAGSVWFTTGHRDIEKLGGIGKRMPVISLMMLVGLMAMAGLPPLNGFAGEWVIYQGFFALSGSDLFIARLLGPLLAVGLAITGALAVMCMAKVYGVTFLGAPRTPEAANARRAPWLMTASVVGLAVCCLIGGVASPWLLPLLSAAVPLPLATASVVSQPMITLLLIACPLLPFIIMMLFKGRRLPSRSRGTAWACGYEHEQSMVITAHGFAMPVKEAFAPVLGLRKRLNPVALMPVWQRAAPALVRRLALVELAVLVVIVISRGA; encoded by the coding sequence ATGAGCGCGTTTATGCTGATCGACCTGGCCGTGCTGCTGTTTGTTGCGGCGGCGGTGCTGGCGCTGCTTTTTTCGTTTCATCGCGGCTTAAGCGGCTTGCTGGCCGGCGTTGGCGGAGCGGTGGCCTGTGGGATGGTGATCGACGTGGCTGCCGGACTGTTAACCGGCAGGACGGCAAGCGGCGAGAGCGCCGTGCTTTATCTGCCTCAGCTGATCCGCCTGGCACCGCTCAACGCCGTCTGGCTGCTGGCTATCGCCCTGCCTGGGTTTTTTATCAGCCTGTATAACGTGGCGTGGCACCGACATGCGCGGGTGAAGGTCAACGGCCTGCTGGTCAATCTACTGATGGCGGCGGCGGTCTGCACTCTCGTCGCCAGCGATCTGCTTACCCTGGTGGTGATGGCAGAGATCATGGCGCTGTGCGGCGCGTTTCTTACCGGCTGCGCGCAGTCCGGCAAGCTGTGGTTTACCCTGGGCCGCGTTGGGACGCTGCTGCTGGCCGCCGCCTGCTGGCTGCTGTGGCAGCGTTACGGCACGCTGGAGATCGCTGGTCTCGCGACGCGCTTCGTTGAAGAGGGGCCGGGGACGGCGGTCTGGCTGCTCTGGCTGGTGGGGTTCGGCATGCTGGCGGGAATTATCCCTCTGCACGGCTGGGTACCCCAGGCGCATGCCGGGGCCGATGCGCCTGCGGCGGCGCTCTTCTCCGGCGTGGTGATGAAGGTCGGGCTGTTTGGCCTCTTTGTCCTGCCGCTGCTGGCCGGGCAGGCCATGCCGCTGTGGTGGGGCCTCAGCCTGCTGCTGCTGGGGGCGGTGACCGCGTTTGTCGGCGGCCTCTACGCCCTGATGGAGCACAACATTCAGCGCCTGCTGGCGTACCACACCCTGGAAAATATCGGCATTATTCTGCTGGGCCTCGGCGCAGGCCTGACTGGGATAGCCCTCCGTCAGCCCGCGCTGATTGCGCTGGGACTGGTGGGCGGTCTCTATCACCTGATCAACCACAGCCTGTTTAAGACCCTGCTGCTGCTGGGCGCGGGCAGTGTCTGGTTCACGACCGGCCATCGCGACATTGAGAAGCTTGGCGGCATCGGCAAACGGATGCCGGTTATCTCTCTGATGATGCTGGTCGGGCTGATGGCGATGGCCGGGCTGCCGCCGCTGAACGGCTTTGCCGGTGAGTGGGTGATCTACCAGGGCTTTTTCGCCTTAAGCGGCAGCGATCTCTTTATCGCCCGCCTGCTCGGCCCGCTGCTGGCGGTGGGGCTGGCGATCACCGGCGCGCTGGCGGTGATGTGCATGGCCAAGGTTTATGGTGTCACCTTCCTCGGCGCGCCGCGTACGCCGGAAGCCGCCAACGCCCGCCGCGCGCCGTGGCTGATGACCGCCTCGGTCGTTGGCCTGGCGGTGTGCTGCCTCATCGGTGGCGTGGCCTCGCCGTGGCTGCTGCCGCTGCTCTCCGCCGCGGTGCCGTTACCGCTCGCCACCGCAAGCGTCGTCTCGCAGCCGATGATTACCCTGCTGCTGATTGCCTGCCCGCTGCTGCCGTTCATCATCATGATGCTGTTCAAAGGCCGCCGCCTGCCGTCGCGCTCGCGCGGTACGGCCTGGGCGTGTGGCTACGAGCATGAACAGTCGATGGTTATCACCGCCCACGGTTTCGCGATGCCAGTGAAAGAGGCCTTTGCGCCGGTGCTGGGTCTGCGTAAGCGGCTCAACCCGGTGGCGCTGATGCCGGTCTGGCAGCGTGCTGCCCCGGCGCTGGTTCGCCGTCTGGCGCTGGTCGAGCTGGCGGTGCTGGTGGTTATTGTTATTTCACGAGGAGCCTGA
- a CDS encoding 4Fe-4S dicluster domain-containing protein — MNRFVIADATLCIGCHTCEAACSETHRQHGLQSMPRLSVMRSAKESAPQLCHHCEDAPCAGVCPVNAINRVEGAVQLNESLCVSCKLCAIACPFGAIEMSGSRPLHIPANANSPKAPPAPPAPARVSSLLDWVPGVRAVAVKCDLCDFDESGPACIRTCPTGALRMVNSLDIARASKRKRELTLNGDYGDLSLLNLQGGAK, encoded by the coding sequence GTGAATCGTTTTGTTATTGCTGACGCTACGCTCTGTATCGGCTGCCACACCTGTGAAGCAGCCTGCTCAGAGACGCACCGCCAGCACGGGCTGCAATCAATGCCCCGCCTGAGCGTGATGCGCAGCGCGAAAGAGTCTGCCCCGCAGCTTTGTCACCACTGTGAGGATGCGCCCTGCGCCGGGGTTTGCCCGGTGAACGCCATCAATCGCGTAGAGGGGGCGGTACAGCTCAATGAGAGCCTGTGCGTGAGCTGCAAGCTGTGCGCAATCGCCTGTCCTTTCGGCGCGATTGAGATGAGCGGCAGCCGCCCGCTGCATATTCCGGCTAACGCCAATTCACCGAAAGCGCCCCCCGCGCCGCCGGCCCCTGCACGCGTCAGCTCCCTGCTGGACTGGGTGCCAGGCGTACGCGCCGTGGCGGTGAAGTGCGATCTCTGCGATTTCGATGAGAGCGGACCGGCCTGCATTCGCACCTGCCCAACCGGCGCGCTGCGGATGGTGAATTCGCTGGATATCGCCCGAGCCAGCAAACGCAAGCGCGAGCTGACCCTCAACGGCGACTATGGCGACCTCTCGCTGCTCAACCTGCAAGGAGGCGCGAAATGA
- the hypD gene encoding hydrogenase formation protein HypD: MRFVDEYRAPEAVMQLLAHLRDRARRLDYTPARPLRIMEVCGGHTHAIFKFGLDQLLPENIEFIHGPGCPVCVLPMGRIDACVEIANRPEVIFCTFGDAIRVPGKNGSLLAAKSRGADVRMVYSPMDALTLAEANPDRKVVFFGLGFETTMPATAVTLEQARARNLTNFFFFCQHITLGPTLRSLLEQPDNSIDAFLAPGHVSMVTGTAAYGFIADEFQRPLVVAGFEPLDLLQGVVMLVEQKIAACSRVENQYRRVVPDNGNPLAQQAIARVFTVEGDSEWRGLGVIAHSGVRLRDAFRRFDAETHFQLRPQQTWDDPRARCGEVLTGRCKPHQCPLLGQTCNPQTAFGALMVSSEGACAAWYHYRAQECEV; encoded by the coding sequence ATGCGCTTCGTTGATGAGTACCGCGCTCCGGAGGCGGTGATGCAGCTGCTTGCGCACTTACGCGATCGCGCCCGTCGTCTCGACTACACCCCGGCGCGTCCGCTGCGGATTATGGAGGTGTGCGGGGGCCATACGCACGCCATCTTTAAGTTTGGACTCGACCAGCTGCTGCCGGAAAATATCGAGTTTATTCACGGTCCCGGCTGCCCGGTCTGCGTTCTGCCGATGGGGCGCATCGACGCCTGCGTCGAGATTGCCAATCGCCCGGAGGTGATCTTCTGTACCTTTGGCGACGCCATTCGTGTACCGGGGAAAAATGGCTCCCTGCTGGCGGCGAAATCACGCGGGGCCGATGTGCGCATGGTCTACTCGCCGATGGATGCGCTTACGCTTGCCGAGGCCAATCCCGATCGCAAGGTGGTCTTTTTTGGGCTGGGATTTGAGACCACTATGCCCGCCACCGCCGTGACCCTGGAGCAGGCTCGCGCCCGCAACCTCACCAATTTCTTCTTCTTTTGCCAGCATATTACCCTTGGCCCCACGCTGCGTAGCCTGCTGGAGCAGCCGGATAACAGCATCGACGCCTTTTTGGCCCCCGGCCACGTCAGTATGGTGACCGGCACGGCGGCCTACGGCTTTATCGCCGATGAGTTTCAGCGTCCATTAGTGGTGGCTGGATTCGAACCACTTGATCTACTGCAAGGCGTGGTGATGCTGGTTGAGCAGAAAATAGCAGCCTGTAGCCGGGTAGAGAACCAATACCGGCGGGTGGTGCCCGACAACGGCAATCCGCTGGCGCAGCAGGCTATCGCCAGGGTATTCACCGTTGAGGGCGACAGCGAGTGGCGCGGGCTGGGCGTGATTGCCCACTCCGGGGTGCGTCTTCGCGATGCGTTCCGGCGCTTCGATGCAGAAACGCATTTTCAGCTCCGTCCACAGCAGACCTGGGACGATCCGCGCGCCCGCTGCGGCGAGGTGCTGACGGGGCGCTGTAAGCCGCACCAGTGCCCGCTGCTTGGTCAAACCTGCAACCCACAAACCGCCTTCGGCGCGCTTATGGTCTCTTCAGAAGGAGCCTGCGCCGCCTGGTATCACTATCGCGCCCAGGAGTGTGAAGTATGA
- a CDS encoding HypC/HybG/HupF family hydrogenase formation chaperone, translated as MCIGVPGQISVIDGLQAKVEVCGIQRDVDLTLVGSVDESGGSRLGQWVLVHVGFAMSVIDEAEARDTLAALQNMFDVEPDVGALLYGENA; from the coding sequence ATGTGCATAGGCGTACCGGGACAGATCAGCGTTATCGACGGGCTCCAGGCGAAGGTTGAGGTGTGCGGCATCCAGCGCGACGTCGATTTGACCCTGGTGGGCAGCGTGGATGAGTCCGGCGGCTCCCGCCTCGGCCAGTGGGTGCTGGTCCACGTCGGCTTCGCCATGAGCGTGATCGACGAAGCAGAGGCCCGCGACACTCTGGCGGCGCTGCAAAACATGTTTGACGTCGAGCCGGACGTCGGCGCGCTGCTGTATGGGGAGAACGCCTGA
- the flhA gene encoding formate hydrogenlyase transcriptional activator FlhA, protein MSNTPMGDLGQQGLFDVTRTLLQQPDLAALAQTLTGLVREAALADRAGIVLWRAGDRRACYYASGPDGKPVEYEDETALAHGPVRRILSRPQALHCSYQDFSEAWPQLAESHLYPAFGHYGLLPLAAEGQIFGGCEFIRHDDRPWSAQEMERLHTFTQIVGVVVEQIQSRVDSGPDYDLLCRERDNFRILVAITNAVLSRLDMDELVGEIAKEIHRYFDIDAISIVLRSSRKSKLNIYSTHYLNERAPLHEQSEVDEAGTLSERVFKSKEMLLLNLHERDRLAPYERRLFETWGNQIQTLCLLPLMSGDNLLGVLKLAQCEEKVFTTANLQLLRQIAERVAIAVDNALAYQEIQRLKERLVDENLALTEQLNNVESEFGEIIGRSEAMFSVLKQVEMVAQSNSTVLILGETGTGKELIARAIHNLSGRNTRRMVKMNCAAMPAGLLESDLFGHERGAFTGASAQRIGRFELADKSSLFLDEVGDMPLELQPKLLRVLQEQEFERLGSNKLIQTDVRLIAATNRDLRQMVQDREFRSDLYYRLNVFPIHIPPLRERPEDIPLLVKAFTFKIARRLGRNIDSIPAETLRILSAMEWPGNVRELENVIERAVLLTRGSVLQLSLPEIAVAATTPVAVAQDGEEETQLILRVLRETNGVIAGPKGAAQRLGLKRTTLLSRMKRLGIDKTMLG, encoded by the coding sequence ATGTCAAATACACCGATGGGCGATCTCGGACAGCAGGGGCTGTTCGATGTCACCCGGACTCTATTACAGCAGCCGGATCTTGCCGCGCTGGCCCAGACCCTAACCGGGCTGGTCAGGGAGGCGGCGCTGGCGGATCGCGCCGGAATTGTTCTCTGGCGCGCCGGGGATCGCCGGGCCTGCTACTATGCTTCTGGCCCTGACGGCAAGCCCGTGGAGTATGAGGATGAAACTGCCCTGGCCCACGGCCCGGTGCGCCGCATTCTCTCTCGCCCGCAGGCCCTGCACTGTAGCTACCAGGACTTTAGCGAGGCCTGGCCGCAGCTTGCGGAGAGCCATCTCTACCCCGCCTTTGGCCACTATGGACTGCTGCCGCTGGCGGCAGAGGGGCAGATCTTCGGCGGCTGCGAGTTTATCCGCCATGATGACAGGCCCTGGAGCGCCCAGGAGATGGAGCGCCTGCACACCTTCACCCAGATCGTTGGCGTCGTGGTGGAGCAGATCCAGAGCCGGGTCGACAGCGGCCCGGACTACGATCTCCTCTGCCGCGAGCGCGACAACTTTCGCATTCTGGTCGCCATCACTAACGCGGTGCTCTCCCGCCTTGATATGGACGAGCTGGTGGGCGAGATTGCCAAAGAGATCCACCGCTATTTCGATATCGATGCCATCAGCATCGTGCTGCGCAGCAGCCGCAAGAGCAAGCTGAACATCTACTCTACCCACTACCTCAACGAGCGCGCGCCCCTGCACGAGCAGAGCGAGGTTGACGAGGCTGGCACCCTCTCCGAGCGAGTATTTAAAAGCAAAGAGATGCTGCTACTCAACCTGCACGAGCGCGACCGGCTGGCTCCCTACGAGCGGCGGCTGTTTGAGACCTGGGGCAATCAGATCCAGACCCTCTGCCTGCTGCCGCTGATGTCCGGCGACAATCTGCTGGGCGTTCTGAAGCTGGCCCAGTGCGAGGAGAAAGTCTTCACTACCGCCAATCTCCAGCTGCTGCGCCAGATTGCCGAGCGGGTGGCGATTGCCGTCGACAACGCCCTTGCCTACCAGGAGATCCAGCGCCTCAAAGAGCGGCTGGTGGATGAGAACCTCGCCCTGACCGAACAGCTAAATAACGTCGAGAGCGAATTCGGCGAGATCATCGGGCGCAGCGAGGCGATGTTCAGCGTCCTCAAGCAGGTGGAGATGGTGGCTCAGAGCAACAGCACGGTGCTGATCCTCGGCGAGACAGGCACCGGTAAAGAGCTGATTGCCAGGGCAATCCACAATCTGAGCGGGCGCAACACGCGGCGGATGGTCAAGATGAACTGCGCGGCGATGCCTGCTGGCCTGCTGGAGAGCGATCTCTTTGGTCACGAGCGGGGGGCCTTTACCGGGGCCAGCGCCCAGCGCATCGGACGCTTTGAGCTGGCAGATAAAAGCTCGCTCTTCCTGGACGAGGTAGGCGATATGCCGCTGGAGCTGCAGCCTAAGCTGCTGCGCGTGTTGCAGGAGCAGGAGTTTGAGCGCCTCGGCAGCAACAAGCTGATCCAGACCGACGTCCGGCTGATCGCTGCCACCAACCGGGATCTCAGGCAGATGGTGCAGGATCGTGAGTTCCGCAGCGATCTCTACTACCGGCTCAACGTCTTCCCAATCCATATTCCGCCCCTGCGCGAGCGTCCGGAGGATATCCCGCTGCTGGTGAAGGCTTTCACCTTCAAAATAGCCCGGCGGCTGGGACGTAATATCGACAGCATTCCTGCTGAAACGCTGCGCATCCTCTCTGCCATGGAGTGGCCGGGCAACGTGCGCGAGCTGGAGAACGTGATTGAGCGGGCGGTGCTGCTGACGCGCGGCAGCGTGTTGCAGCTATCGCTGCCAGAGATTGCCGTTGCCGCTACTACGCCGGTGGCGGTAGCTCAGGACGGTGAGGAGGAAACGCAGCTGATCCTGCGGGTACTGCGGGAGACCAACGGCGTCATCGCCGGACCGAAAGGGGCCGCCCAGCGGCTGGGCCTCAAGCGCACCACCCTGCTCTCGCGCATGAAACGGTTGGGCATTGACAAAACGATGTTGGGATAA
- the hypB gene encoding hydrogenase nickel incorporation protein HypB encodes MCSTCGCGEGNLYIEGDEHRPHSPFRSAPFAPAQRSGQTITGVKTSSFTPARTPEGDLHYGHGAAGTHAPGMSQRRMLEIEIDVLAKNNHLAARNRARFAAKQQLVLNLVSSPGAGKTTLLSETLLRLKGKASCAVIEGDQQTVNDAARIRATGTPAIQVNTGKGCHLDAQMIADAAPRLPLANGGILFIENVGNLVCPASFDLGERHKVAVLSVTEGEDKPLKYPHMFAAASLMLLNKIDLLPYLHFDVEKCLASARAVNPDIEIIQLSATSGEGMDQWLAWLEAQPCA; translated from the coding sequence ATGTGTAGTACCTGCGGCTGCGGCGAAGGCAATCTCTATATCGAGGGCGACGAACACCGCCCCCACTCGCCATTTCGCAGCGCCCCCTTTGCCCCTGCCCAGCGCAGCGGCCAGACGATTACCGGGGTGAAAACCTCATCCTTTACCCCCGCCCGGACGCCGGAAGGCGATCTCCACTACGGCCACGGCGCTGCCGGAACCCATGCGCCGGGCATGAGCCAGCGGCGCATGCTGGAGATCGAGATCGACGTCTTAGCTAAAAATAACCATCTCGCGGCGCGCAACCGCGCCCGCTTTGCCGCGAAGCAGCAGCTGGTGCTTAATCTGGTCTCCAGCCCCGGCGCGGGTAAAACCACCCTGCTGAGCGAAACGCTGCTGCGCCTGAAAGGCAAGGCGTCTTGTGCGGTGATCGAGGGCGATCAGCAAACCGTTAACGACGCAGCGCGCATCCGCGCCACCGGCACTCCGGCCATTCAGGTCAATACCGGTAAAGGCTGCCATCTGGACGCGCAGATGATCGCCGACGCCGCCCCGCGCCTGCCGCTGGCAAACGGCGGGATCCTGTTTATCGAAAACGTCGGCAACCTGGTCTGCCCCGCCAGCTTCGATCTTGGTGAGCGACACAAGGTAGCGGTGCTGTCGGTCACCGAAGGGGAAGACAAGCCGCTCAAATATCCGCATATGTTTGCCGCCGCCTCGCTGATGTTGCTCAACAAAATCGACCTGCTGCCGTATCTCCATTTTGACGTGGAAAAATGCCTCGCCAGCGCCAGGGCGGTGAACCCGGACATTGAGATTATCCAGCTCTCAGCCACCAGCGGAGAAGGCATGGATCAGTGGCTGGCCTGGCTGGAGGCGCAGCCATGTGCATAG
- a CDS encoding HDOD domain-containing protein, with protein MFSFVARQAIFDENLQTFGYELLFRDSMANRFPNVSPVHATAQLIEEQFFGAPSDSQKESGTVFVNFPYELLLQGLAETLPKDRVVIEILETAEPTGALLATIKRLHQQGFRVALDDFSLSGDWDTFIPYISIIKFDIRENSWPEIQDYLLCREELLKNTLLLAEKIETFDEYELFKNAGFTLFQGYFFSKPVVYKSNKLVQNHIVSLNLIQEVNSDAPNLQRIEDLLKHDVALSYKVMRYAQNILYNTRGIKGTRSHSLKDIVVYLGAKELRRFVLVTCLSSMNNVKTNETYYQSLIRAKFCELAATRLRGRVSANDAFMVGLFSLLDAVFEIPLEELIGQVVISQDVRMALQQHRGLLYQFVNLAELYEQRKWEEASQQAYRLGLTRGMMAEMMTSATQWADEMPVNAPLKASPPKSARMR; from the coding sequence ATGTTTTCTTTTGTCGCCAGACAGGCGATTTTTGATGAAAATTTGCAGACGTTTGGCTATGAGCTCCTGTTTCGGGACAGTATGGCTAACCGTTTCCCCAACGTTTCACCTGTACATGCCACCGCCCAGCTCATTGAAGAGCAGTTCTTTGGCGCGCCTAGCGACAGCCAGAAAGAGTCGGGTACGGTGTTTGTTAACTTTCCCTATGAACTGCTGCTCCAGGGGCTGGCGGAAACGCTGCCTAAAGATCGCGTGGTCATTGAGATCCTTGAAACTGCCGAGCCGACCGGGGCCCTACTTGCCACCATTAAGCGGCTGCATCAGCAAGGGTTTCGCGTTGCGCTGGATGATTTTTCCCTCAGCGGCGACTGGGATACCTTTATTCCCTACATCAGCATTATCAAATTCGATATTCGAGAAAATAGCTGGCCGGAAATTCAGGACTACCTGCTGTGTCGCGAGGAGCTGCTGAAAAATACCCTGCTGCTGGCGGAAAAGATCGAAACCTTCGACGAATATGAGCTATTTAAAAACGCCGGCTTTACTCTTTTTCAGGGCTATTTCTTTAGCAAGCCGGTGGTCTACAAAAGTAATAAACTGGTGCAGAACCATATCGTCTCTCTGAACCTGATTCAGGAGGTGAACTCCGATGCCCCCAACCTGCAGCGCATTGAAGATCTGCTCAAGCACGACGTCGCCCTCTCCTATAAGGTGATGCGCTATGCGCAGAACATTCTCTATAACACCCGGGGCATTAAGGGGACGCGCAGCCACTCGCTAAAAGATATCGTGGTTTATCTGGGGGCGAAAGAGCTGCGGCGTTTTGTGCTGGTCACCTGCCTCAGCTCAATGAATAACGTTAAAACCAATGAGACCTACTATCAAAGCCTGATCCGCGCCAAGTTCTGCGAGCTGGCGGCAACTCGCCTGCGTGGCAGGGTCTCGGCCAACGACGCGTTCATGGTGGGACTCTTCTCCCTGCTGGACGCCGTATTCGAGATCCCACTGGAGGAGCTGATCGGCCAGGTGGTGATCTCTCAGGATGTCCGCATGGCCCTGCAACAGCACCGGGGCCTGCTGTACCAGTTTGTTAACCTGGCCGAGCTGTACGAGCAGCGGAAGTGGGAGGAGGCCAGCCAGCAGGCTTACCGGCTGGGACTGACGCGCGGGATGATGGCCGAGATGATGACCTCAGCCACCCAGTGGGCCGACGAGATGCCGGTTAACGCCCCGCTGAAGGCCAGCCCGCCGAAGAGCGCCCGCATGCGCTAA
- the hypA gene encoding hydrogenase maturation nickel metallochaperone HypA, giving the protein MHEITLCQRALELIEQQAAARGARRVTGVWLKIGAFSCVESSALTFCFELVCRGTVAEGCTLHLDEQQAECWCESCQQYVTLLSQRVRRCPQCQSDMLQIVADDGLQIQRLEIEQE; this is encoded by the coding sequence ATGCACGAAATTACCCTATGCCAGCGGGCGCTGGAGCTTATTGAACAGCAGGCGGCGGCGCGCGGCGCACGGCGGGTGACCGGCGTATGGCTGAAGATAGGGGCGTTCTCCTGCGTGGAGAGCAGCGCCCTCACCTTCTGCTTTGAACTGGTATGCCGGGGCACCGTGGCGGAAGGCTGCACGCTGCACCTCGACGAGCAGCAGGCGGAGTGCTGGTGCGAATCCTGCCAGCAGTATGTGACCCTGCTGAGCCAGCGGGTGCGTCGCTGTCCCCAGTGCCAGAGCGATATGTTGCAGATCGTGGCCGACGACGGCCTGCAGATCCAGCGACTCGAAATTGAACAGGAGTAG
- the hypE gene encoding hydrogenase expression/formation protein HypE yields MSTVQMAHGSGGQAMQQLINALFMQAFDNPWLAEQEDQARLDITQLAAGGDRLAFSTDSYVIDPLFFPGGDIGKLAVCGTANDIAVSGAIPRYLSCGFILEEGLSMATLQAVVNSMAATAKAADIAIVTGDTKVVQRGAADKLFINTAGIGAIPTGLNWRAQALQPGDVVLVSGSLGCHGATILNLREQLGLDGELMSDCAVLTPLIQSLRAIDGIKALRDATRGGVNAVVHEFAASSGCGIELNEASLPVKPAVRGVCELLGLDALNFANEGKLVIVAERQAAEAAVERLRLHPLGRDAAIIGEVVARKGVRLSGLYGVKRTLDLPHSEPLPRIC; encoded by the coding sequence ATGAGTACGGTGCAAATGGCCCACGGCAGCGGAGGCCAGGCGATGCAGCAGCTGATTAACGCCCTGTTCATGCAGGCCTTTGATAATCCCTGGCTGGCGGAGCAGGAGGATCAGGCCCGTCTCGATATTACGCAGCTGGCGGCGGGCGGCGATCGGCTGGCCTTCTCCACCGACAGCTATGTGATCGATCCGCTCTTCTTTCCAGGGGGCGATATCGGCAAGCTGGCGGTGTGCGGCACCGCTAACGATATTGCGGTCAGCGGCGCAATCCCACGCTATCTCTCCTGCGGCTTCATCCTTGAAGAAGGACTGTCGATGGCGACCCTGCAGGCGGTGGTCAACAGCATGGCAGCCACGGCAAAGGCGGCAGATATCGCCATCGTCACCGGCGACACCAAGGTGGTGCAGCGCGGGGCAGCGGATAAGCTGTTTATAAACACCGCGGGCATCGGCGCTATTCCCACCGGTTTGAACTGGCGCGCCCAGGCGCTGCAGCCGGGGGACGTCGTACTGGTGAGCGGCTCGCTGGGCTGCCACGGCGCGACCATTCTCAACCTGCGCGAGCAGCTCGGGCTGGACGGTGAGCTGATGAGCGACTGTGCAGTGCTCACGCCGCTGATCCAGTCCCTACGCGCTATTGATGGCATTAAGGCCCTACGCGACGCCACGCGCGGCGGCGTCAACGCGGTGGTGCATGAGTTTGCCGCCAGCAGCGGCTGCGGCATTGAGCTTAACGAGGCCAGCCTGCCGGTGAAGCCCGCCGTGCGCGGCGTGTGCGAGCTGCTGGGCCTTGACGCCCTCAACTTTGCCAACGAGGGCAAACTGGTGATTGTCGCTGAGCGTCAGGCCGCTGAGGCCGCGGTTGAACGGCTGCGCCTGCATCCGCTGGGCCGTGATGCGGCAATTATCGGCGAGGTGGTAGCCCGTAAAGGGGTCCGACTGAGTGGTCTTTACGGTGTGAAGCGCACCCTGGATCTCCCCCACTCTGAACCCCTGCCGCGAATTTGTTAA